Proteins encoded in a region of the Raphanus sativus cultivar WK10039 chromosome 8, ASM80110v3, whole genome shotgun sequence genome:
- the LOC108818798 gene encoding methyl-CpG-binding domain-containing protein 10 produces the protein MENTDELVSIELPAPASWKKLFYPKRAGTPRKTEIVFMAPTGEEISSRKQLEQYLKAHPGNPVISEFDWTTGESPRRSSRISQKVKATTPTPDREPHMKKRRSSLTKKDMKEAAEKENKEGEKTEGGAEVAEADKENKEGEKSEGGKKEGEVVMDKKEPMEVDTSEGEKKTEAGNKEGEGVMDKKEPMEVDTSEAEKKTEADNKEGEAVTEKKEPVEEDTSEVEKKTESGGIAEEPPKVEEPQEVVADGENKPAEKETENKGSVAAAEANGEKNESSLDAEATKGDETKEADEKKRDDEPNLEAEVNKGNGTQEADEKKAEEAVAEEKSNDVKGEDREVNQVQQQQGAAASVSC, from the exons ATGGAGAACACAGACGAACTCGTGTCCATTGAGCTACCAGCTCCTGCTTCATGGAAGAAACTG TTTTATCCAAAAAGAGCAGGTACACCGAGGAAGACAGAGATTGTGTTCATGGCTCCAACAGGTGAGGAGATTAGCTCACGCAAGCAGCTTGAGCAGTACCTCAAGGCTCATCCTGGGAATCCTGTCATCTCCGAGTTTGACTGGACAACTGGGGAGAGTCCAAGGCGGTCGTCTAGGATCAGCCAGAAGGTGAAGGCTACAACGCCCACTCCTGACAGAGAACCTCACATGAAGAAGAGAAGATCTTCTCTCACTAAGAAGGACATGAAAGAGGCTGCTGAGAAGGAGAACAAGGAGGGTGAAAAGACTGAGGGTGGAGCAGAAGTGGCAGAGGCTGATAAAGAGAACAAGGAGGGTGAAAAGAGTGAGGGTGGAAAGAAAGAGGGAGAAGTTGTGATGGACAAGAAAGAGCCCATGGAAGTTGATACCTCTGAGGGGGAGAAGAAGACTGAGGCGGGGAACAAGGAGGGAGAGGGTGTGATGGACAAGAAAGAGCCCATGGAAGTTGATACCTCTGAGGCTGAGAAGAAGACTGAGGCTGATAACAAGGAGGGGGAAGCTGTGACGGAGAAGAAAGAGCCAGTGGAAGAGGATACCTCTGAGGTTGAGAAGAAGACTGAGAGTGGAGGAATAGCTGAAGAGCCTCCCAAGGTTGAAGAACCACAGGAAGTTGTTGCTGATGGGGAGAATAAGCCTGCAGAGAAAGAGACTGAGAACAAGGGAAGCGTGGCAGCAGCAGAAGCAAACGGAGAAAAGAATGAGTCCAGCCTTGATGCTGAAGCTACTAAGGGAGATGAAACCAAAGAAGCTGacgagaagaagagagatgatGAGCCTAACCTTGAAGCAGAGGTTAACAAGGGGAATGGAACGCAAGAAGCTGATGAGAAGAAGGCAGAAGAAGCTGTAGCCGAGGAGAAAAGTAACGACGTGAAGGGGGAAGACAGAGAGGTGAATCAAGTTCAACAGCAACAGGGGGCTGCGGCGTCAGTGAGCTGTTAA
- the LOC108822807 gene encoding protein MLN51 homolog isoform X2, which translates to MAQADAGEQEYESDPEELKRSLATRRREASDDEDEDDEVVKNQRAEIDSDSDQSNEQVDNDDNKSEDGEDSYDEEEEGDDEDRELGEVDDDRTVNLMKSGEDDGAGGHVDGEEDKEKQSSAVPTGGAFYMHDDRFQELSTGRSRRGRGGRRSWGSGDERKWGHDKYEEMNTQEKPHDQKTSRGGFRGRGRRGRGQGRGYSRGRSSNASSSSGHQIFVPKDTTRGGEPREDEIPLSKGSQAHSSKPLRNSRGRGSQHWHEKISHHDPRRSPSAPAKTGNEDVHTKKNVVVSSLSSASPPFYPSVSSTNLVHGIQVGMERLQTNDSPTSSGKKLRNTKSVHTAQNFQPTSQVRGAPAAGNVFYPQSHSQGGRFSSPMQLNGDSKGTRPSGQDFEQHSAVIRPLSSSSQRTISSGNQYAPGEIESGSDTGASFAKGKGTLQASGNGSLMYSGSQVIGHAESLASGDNSNFPAFLPVMQFGGQHGGVPTFGMAFPGYVQPENGIGNPEMTWMPVLTGPGALGASYSTPYAAVDGSYQAHKPGSSRENSTNNLDDLEKPLERPDFTESGVSKRQNGNSSKQPRRYSEMSFSK; encoded by the exons atggCGCAGGCTGACGCAGGAGAACAGGAGTACGAGAGTGATCCCGAAGAGCTGAAACGCTCATTGGCGACTAGGCGGAGAGAAGCTAGTGATGACGAGGACGAGGACGATGAAGTGGTTAAGAACCAGAGGGCTGAGATTGATTCCGATTCCGACCAATCTAATGAACAGGTTGATAATGACGATAACAAGAGTGAGGATGGAGAGGATAGTtatgacgaagaagaagaaggtgatgatGAAGATAGGGAACTCGGAGAAGTCGATGATGACAGGACAGTTAATTTGATGAAGTCAGGTGAAGATGATGGTGCGGGGGGTCATGTAGATGGAGAGGAAGATAAGGAGAAGCAATCGTCTGCAGTTCCCACAGGTGGAGCTTTTTATATGCACGATGACAGGTTTCAGGAGTTGTCTACTGGCCGAAGCAG GCGAGGGCGGGGTGGAAGGAGATCGTGGGGATCTGGAGATGAAAGAAAATGGGGACACGACAAATACGAAGAGATGAATACTCAGGAGAAACCTCATGAT CAGAAGACTTCTAGAGGTGGATTCAGAGGTCGCGGTCGTCGAGGTAGGGGACAAGGGCGTGGATACAGTAGAGGGAGAAGCTCTAACGCATCCTCCAGCAGTGGACATCAAATTTTTGTTCCTAAAGATACCACACGAGGGGGAGAGCCCAGAGAAGATGAGATTCCTCTTAGCAAAGGCAGTCAAGCACATTCCAGTAAACC GCTACGAAATTCTCGGGGGCGTGGGTCACAACATTGGCATGAGAAAATATCGCACCACGATCCACGGCGTTCTCCATCTGCCCCTGCTAAAACTGGGAATGAGGATGTCCATACCAAAAAAAACGTAGTTGTTTCAAGTCTAAGTTCTGCTTCTCCTCCGTTTTATCCTTCAGTGTCCTCGACTAACTTGGTACATGGAATTCAAGTTGGCATGGAAAGACTCCAGACGAATGATAGTCCCACTTCTTCTGGCAAGAAGCTTAGGAATACAAAATCCGTTCATACTGCCCAGAATTTTCAGCCCACGAGTCAAGTTAGAGGAGCACCTGCTGCTGGGAACGTCTTTTACCCCCAATCGCATAGTCAAGGTGGCAGATTTTCATCCCCAATGCAACTCAATGGAGATTCGAAAGGCACTAGACCTTCCGGGCAAGATTTTGAGCAGCACTCTGCTGTCATTAGACCATTGTCTTCCTCTAGCCAGAGAACTATCTCATCAGGAAATCAATACGCACCTGGTGAAATAGAATCTGGGTCGGATACAGGTGCATCGTTTGCTAAGGGTAAAGGGACTCTCCAGGCTAGTGGAAACGGCTCTTTGATGTATAGTGGATCTCAAGTGATTGGGCATGCTGAAAGTCTGGCATCTGGTGACAATTCTAATTTCCCAGCTTTTCTGCCTG TTATGCAATTCGGTGGTCAGCATGGTGGGGTTCCAACTTTTGGAATGGCTTTTCCCGGATATGTCCAGCCTGAAAATGGGATCGGAAACCCGGAAATGACATG GATGCCAGTTTTGACTGGACCTGGAGCTCTAGGTGCTTCGTACAGTACACCATATGCTGCTGTTGATGGTTCCTACCAAGCACATAAGCCAGGATCCTCCag GGAGAATAGTACAAACAACCTTGATGACCTGGAGAAACCCTTGGAGAGGCCTG ATTTTACAGAGAGTGGGGTTTCAAAACGTCAGAACGGCAACTCAAGCAAGCAGCCTCGGAG GTACTCGGAGATGAGCTTTAGCAAGTGA
- the LOC108822807 gene encoding protein MLN51 homolog isoform X1, with translation MAQADAGEQEYESDPEELKRSLATRRREASDDEDEDDEVVKNQRAEIDSDSDQSNEQVDNDDNKSEDGEDSYDEEEEGDDEDRELGEVDDDRTVNLMKSGEDDGAGGHVDGEEDKEKQSSAVPTGGAFYMHDDRFQELSTGRSRRGRGGRRSWGSGDERKWGHDKYEEMNTQEKPHDQKTSRGGFRGRGRRGRGQGRGYSRGRSSNASSSSGHQIFVPKDTTRGGEPREDEIPLSKGSQAHSSKPLRNSRGRGSQHWHEKISHHDPRRSPSAPAKTGNEDVHTKKNVVVSSLSSASPPFYPSVSSTNLVHGIQVGMERLQTNDSPTSSGKKLRNTKSVHTAQNFQPTSQVRGAPAAGNVFYPQSHSQGGRFSSPMQLNGDSKGTRPSGQDFEQHSAVIRPLSSSSQRTISSGNQYAPGEIESGSDTGASFAKGKGTLQASGNGSLMYSGSQVIGHAESLASGDNSNFPAFLPVMQFGGQHGGVPTFGMAFPGYVQPENGIGNPEMTWMPVLTGPGALGASYSTPYAAVDGSYQAHKPGSSSRENSTNNLDDLEKPLERPDFTESGVSKRQNGNSSKQPRRYSEMSFSK, from the exons atggCGCAGGCTGACGCAGGAGAACAGGAGTACGAGAGTGATCCCGAAGAGCTGAAACGCTCATTGGCGACTAGGCGGAGAGAAGCTAGTGATGACGAGGACGAGGACGATGAAGTGGTTAAGAACCAGAGGGCTGAGATTGATTCCGATTCCGACCAATCTAATGAACAGGTTGATAATGACGATAACAAGAGTGAGGATGGAGAGGATAGTtatgacgaagaagaagaaggtgatgatGAAGATAGGGAACTCGGAGAAGTCGATGATGACAGGACAGTTAATTTGATGAAGTCAGGTGAAGATGATGGTGCGGGGGGTCATGTAGATGGAGAGGAAGATAAGGAGAAGCAATCGTCTGCAGTTCCCACAGGTGGAGCTTTTTATATGCACGATGACAGGTTTCAGGAGTTGTCTACTGGCCGAAGCAG GCGAGGGCGGGGTGGAAGGAGATCGTGGGGATCTGGAGATGAAAGAAAATGGGGACACGACAAATACGAAGAGATGAATACTCAGGAGAAACCTCATGAT CAGAAGACTTCTAGAGGTGGATTCAGAGGTCGCGGTCGTCGAGGTAGGGGACAAGGGCGTGGATACAGTAGAGGGAGAAGCTCTAACGCATCCTCCAGCAGTGGACATCAAATTTTTGTTCCTAAAGATACCACACGAGGGGGAGAGCCCAGAGAAGATGAGATTCCTCTTAGCAAAGGCAGTCAAGCACATTCCAGTAAACC GCTACGAAATTCTCGGGGGCGTGGGTCACAACATTGGCATGAGAAAATATCGCACCACGATCCACGGCGTTCTCCATCTGCCCCTGCTAAAACTGGGAATGAGGATGTCCATACCAAAAAAAACGTAGTTGTTTCAAGTCTAAGTTCTGCTTCTCCTCCGTTTTATCCTTCAGTGTCCTCGACTAACTTGGTACATGGAATTCAAGTTGGCATGGAAAGACTCCAGACGAATGATAGTCCCACTTCTTCTGGCAAGAAGCTTAGGAATACAAAATCCGTTCATACTGCCCAGAATTTTCAGCCCACGAGTCAAGTTAGAGGAGCACCTGCTGCTGGGAACGTCTTTTACCCCCAATCGCATAGTCAAGGTGGCAGATTTTCATCCCCAATGCAACTCAATGGAGATTCGAAAGGCACTAGACCTTCCGGGCAAGATTTTGAGCAGCACTCTGCTGTCATTAGACCATTGTCTTCCTCTAGCCAGAGAACTATCTCATCAGGAAATCAATACGCACCTGGTGAAATAGAATCTGGGTCGGATACAGGTGCATCGTTTGCTAAGGGTAAAGGGACTCTCCAGGCTAGTGGAAACGGCTCTTTGATGTATAGTGGATCTCAAGTGATTGGGCATGCTGAAAGTCTGGCATCTGGTGACAATTCTAATTTCCCAGCTTTTCTGCCTG TTATGCAATTCGGTGGTCAGCATGGTGGGGTTCCAACTTTTGGAATGGCTTTTCCCGGATATGTCCAGCCTGAAAATGGGATCGGAAACCCGGAAATGACATG GATGCCAGTTTTGACTGGACCTGGAGCTCTAGGTGCTTCGTACAGTACACCATATGCTGCTGTTGATGGTTCCTACCAAGCACATAAGCCAGGATCCTCCag CAGGGAGAATAGTACAAACAACCTTGATGACCTGGAGAAACCCTTGGAGAGGCCTG ATTTTACAGAGAGTGGGGTTTCAAAACGTCAGAACGGCAACTCAAGCAAGCAGCCTCGGAG GTACTCGGAGATGAGCTTTAGCAAGTGA
- the LOC108819684 gene encoding zinc finger BED domain-containing protein DAYSLEEPER-like → MDLNPPELVENKVIVEIDTQPIKRRRKKKSMVWDHFTTETTTSGTTKAFCNHCNKSYAYMSGGKASGTSHLKRHIELGICDKCPKTNLLVPNNKKQRRDQDGCSREMAKMIIMHDYPLHMVEHPGFASFVKALRPQYSISSFDAVRGDCVEMFLSEKQKLSEFIGEIPGGVNLTVDLWLSTRSVGYAFVTGHFVDRDWKLTRRLLNVSVVACPDSDSALNQPVAGCLSEWKLEGKVSSLTVSQSSVSKACVDNLRGFLSFRNQHVLNGQLLMGECYARVLSSMAQEALNADEEIREAVKKVRDSVKCVTTNEACGDKFEEVKRLFQPSSSAPYRDLLIDSQGRWDTSYEMLLAGYEHRQLFSCLETCCPGYKISISPEEWRKIESLCLCLKVLYEAGEVLTRPNHLKTANCFYKEMTKLQLELSHHTAVGEEGLGNLVNSLREKFDLYWRGCYLVAAVAAVMDPRYKMQHVKETFTESYGEEDAEEWIKTVGDAVHDLYHSYSDHNLIDSYVDDGFTETEVVVVAQEPHFHQDNGKEQLGGETSPQSEQTTESCCQHETQPKVEKQNVSEEYQDHTSFMDDVLLEEGSTLVTVGDSFSDFEITDIPEMKPELDQYLDDGLVSKSEEDFDVLGWWRVNSTNYPTLSKMAADLLSVPFSTVSAESVFDTEVKQMDSYRTSLPRGTLEALLCTKDWLKNQTL, encoded by the coding sequence ATGGATCTCAACCCTCCCGAGCTCGTTGAGAACAAAGTAATCGTCGAGATTGATACACAACCGATCAAGCgcaggaggaagaagaagtccATGGTGTGGGATCACTTCACCACCGAGACAACCACCTCCGGAACCACCAAAGCCTTTTGCAACCACTGCAACAAGTCATACGCCTACATGTCCGGCGGCAAAGCTTCGGGAACAAGCCACCTCAAGCGTCACATCGAGCTAGGTATCTGCGATAAGTGTCCCAAGACAAACCTCCTCGTCCCTAACAACAAGAAACAGCGGAGAGATCAAGATGGATGCAGCCGTGAGATGGCTAAGATGATCATCATGCATGATTACCCTCTCCACATGGTCGAGCACCCTGGTTTCGCTTCTTTCGTCAAGGCTCTCCGTCCTCAGTACAGTATATCGAGTTTCGACGCCGTTCGCGGGGACTGCGTCGAGATGTTCTTGTCCGAAAAGCAGAAACTTTCGGAGTTCATCGGGGAGATACCCGGTGGAGTTAACCTTACGGTAGACTTGTGGTTATCAACGCGATCAGTGGGATACGCCTTTGTGACAGGACACTTTGTTGATAGAGACTGGAAGCTGACACGCCGTCTCCTGAATGTTTCTGTCGTGGCTTGTCCTGATTCGGATTCCGCGTTGAACCAGCCTGTTGCTGGTTGTTTATCTGAATGGAAGCTAGAGGGGAAAGTTTCGAGTCTCACCGTCAGCCAATCATCAGTGAGCAAAGCTTGCGTTGATAATCTAAGAGGTTTCTTGTCTTTTAGGAACCAGCACGTGTTGAACGGTCAGTTACTGATGGGGGAGTGCTACGCTCGCGTGTTAAGCAGTATGGCGCAAGAAGCACTTAACGCTGATGAGGAGATTCGAGAAGCGGTGAAGAAAGTCAGAGACAGTGTTAAGTGTGTTACGACGAACGAAGCTTGCGGAGACAAATTCGAGGAAGTGAAGAGACTGTTtcaaccttcttcttctgctccGTACAGAGATCTTCTCATCGACAGCCAAGGGAGATGGGACACGAGTTACGAGATGCTGTTGGCTGGCTACGAACACAGACAGCTGTTTTCTTGTTTGGAAACGTGTTGTCCTGGTTACAAAATATCGATATCTCCTGAAGAGTGGAGGAAGATTGAGAGTCTCTGCTTGTGCTTGAAGGTTCTTTACGAAGCGGGTGAGGTCTTGACTAGGCCGAACCACTTGAAAACAGCAAACTGTTTTTACAAAGAGATGACCAAGCTTCAGCTAGAGCTTAGCCACCACACTGCCGTTGGTGAAGAAGGCCTTGGGAACCTTGTGAACTCGTTGAGGGAGAAATTCGACTTGTACTGGAGAGGATGTTACCTGGTTGCGGCGGTTGCTGCGGTCATGGATCCACGGTACAAGATGCAACACGTGAAGGAGACCTTCACTGAGTCGTATGGTGAAGAAGATGCAGAAGAGTGGATCAAGACTGTCGGTGATGCCGTTCATGACCTGTACCACAGCTATAGTGACCACAACCTGATTGATTCTTACGTGGATGATGGCTTTACGGAAacagaggtggtggtggtggctcaAGAACCTCACTTCCATCAAGACAATGGGAAAGAGCAATTAGGAGGTGAGACAAGTCCACAATCAGAGCAAACCacagagtcatgttgtcaacaTGAGACACAACCTAAGGTAGAGAAGCAGAATGTGAGTGAAGAGTATCAAGACCACACGTCGTTTATGGATGACGTGCTCCTCGAGGAAGGGTCTACTCTCGTCACAGTTGGAGACTCGTTTTCAGACTTTGAGATTACTGACATACCAGAGATGAAACCGGAGCTGGATCAGTACCTAGATGACGGTTTGGTTTCGAAGTCGGAAGAAGACTTTGATGTGTTGGGGTGGTGGAGAGTCAACAGCACCAACTACCCAACCCTCTCTAAGATGGCTGCTGATCTTCTCTCCGTTCCCTTCAGCACAGTCTCGGCTGAGTCTGTATTCGACACAGAAGTGAAGCAGATGGACAGTTATAGGACCTCTCTTCCTCGTGGAACCTTGGAAGCTCTCTTGTGCACCAAGGACTGGCTCAAAAACCAAACATTATGA
- the LOC108822807 gene encoding protein MLN51 homolog isoform X3 — translation MAQADAGEQEYESDPEELKRSLATRRREASDDEDEDDEVVKNQRAEIDSDSDQSNEQVDNDDNKSEDGEDSYDEEEEGDDEDRELGEVDDDRTVNLMKSGEDDGAGGHVDGEEDKEKQSSAVPTGGAFYMHDDRFQELSTGRSRRGRGGRRSWGSGDERKWGHDKYEEMNTQEKPHDKTSRGGFRGRGRRGRGQGRGYSRGRSSNASSSSGHQIFVPKDTTRGGEPREDEIPLSKGSQAHSSKPLRNSRGRGSQHWHEKISHHDPRRSPSAPAKTGNEDVHTKKNVVVSSLSSASPPFYPSVSSTNLVHGIQVGMERLQTNDSPTSSGKKLRNTKSVHTAQNFQPTSQVRGAPAAGNVFYPQSHSQGGRFSSPMQLNGDSKGTRPSGQDFEQHSAVIRPLSSSSQRTISSGNQYAPGEIESGSDTGASFAKGKGTLQASGNGSLMYSGSQVIGHAESLASGDNSNFPAFLPVMQFGGQHGGVPTFGMAFPGYVQPENGIGNPEMTWMPVLTGPGALGASYSTPYAAVDGSYQAHKPGSSSRENSTNNLDDLEKPLERPDFTESGVSKRQNGNSSKQPRRYSEMSFSK, via the exons atggCGCAGGCTGACGCAGGAGAACAGGAGTACGAGAGTGATCCCGAAGAGCTGAAACGCTCATTGGCGACTAGGCGGAGAGAAGCTAGTGATGACGAGGACGAGGACGATGAAGTGGTTAAGAACCAGAGGGCTGAGATTGATTCCGATTCCGACCAATCTAATGAACAGGTTGATAATGACGATAACAAGAGTGAGGATGGAGAGGATAGTtatgacgaagaagaagaaggtgatgatGAAGATAGGGAACTCGGAGAAGTCGATGATGACAGGACAGTTAATTTGATGAAGTCAGGTGAAGATGATGGTGCGGGGGGTCATGTAGATGGAGAGGAAGATAAGGAGAAGCAATCGTCTGCAGTTCCCACAGGTGGAGCTTTTTATATGCACGATGACAGGTTTCAGGAGTTGTCTACTGGCCGAAGCAG GCGAGGGCGGGGTGGAAGGAGATCGTGGGGATCTGGAGATGAAAGAAAATGGGGACACGACAAATACGAAGAGATGAATACTCAGGAGAAACCTCATGAT AAGACTTCTAGAGGTGGATTCAGAGGTCGCGGTCGTCGAGGTAGGGGACAAGGGCGTGGATACAGTAGAGGGAGAAGCTCTAACGCATCCTCCAGCAGTGGACATCAAATTTTTGTTCCTAAAGATACCACACGAGGGGGAGAGCCCAGAGAAGATGAGATTCCTCTTAGCAAAGGCAGTCAAGCACATTCCAGTAAACC GCTACGAAATTCTCGGGGGCGTGGGTCACAACATTGGCATGAGAAAATATCGCACCACGATCCACGGCGTTCTCCATCTGCCCCTGCTAAAACTGGGAATGAGGATGTCCATACCAAAAAAAACGTAGTTGTTTCAAGTCTAAGTTCTGCTTCTCCTCCGTTTTATCCTTCAGTGTCCTCGACTAACTTGGTACATGGAATTCAAGTTGGCATGGAAAGACTCCAGACGAATGATAGTCCCACTTCTTCTGGCAAGAAGCTTAGGAATACAAAATCCGTTCATACTGCCCAGAATTTTCAGCCCACGAGTCAAGTTAGAGGAGCACCTGCTGCTGGGAACGTCTTTTACCCCCAATCGCATAGTCAAGGTGGCAGATTTTCATCCCCAATGCAACTCAATGGAGATTCGAAAGGCACTAGACCTTCCGGGCAAGATTTTGAGCAGCACTCTGCTGTCATTAGACCATTGTCTTCCTCTAGCCAGAGAACTATCTCATCAGGAAATCAATACGCACCTGGTGAAATAGAATCTGGGTCGGATACAGGTGCATCGTTTGCTAAGGGTAAAGGGACTCTCCAGGCTAGTGGAAACGGCTCTTTGATGTATAGTGGATCTCAAGTGATTGGGCATGCTGAAAGTCTGGCATCTGGTGACAATTCTAATTTCCCAGCTTTTCTGCCTG TTATGCAATTCGGTGGTCAGCATGGTGGGGTTCCAACTTTTGGAATGGCTTTTCCCGGATATGTCCAGCCTGAAAATGGGATCGGAAACCCGGAAATGACATG GATGCCAGTTTTGACTGGACCTGGAGCTCTAGGTGCTTCGTACAGTACACCATATGCTGCTGTTGATGGTTCCTACCAAGCACATAAGCCAGGATCCTCCag CAGGGAGAATAGTACAAACAACCTTGATGACCTGGAGAAACCCTTGGAGAGGCCTG ATTTTACAGAGAGTGGGGTTTCAAAACGTCAGAACGGCAACTCAAGCAAGCAGCCTCGGAG GTACTCGGAGATGAGCTTTAGCAAGTGA
- the LOC108822807 gene encoding protein MLN51 homolog isoform X4 translates to MAQADAGEQEYESDPEELKRSLATRRREASDDEDEDDEVVKNQRAEIDSDSDQSNEQVDNDDNKSEDGEDSYDEEEEGDDEDRELGEVDDDRTVNLMKSGEDDGAGGHVDGEEDKEKQSSAVPTGGAFYMHDDRFQELSTGRSRRGRGGRRSWGSGDERKWGHDKYEEMNTQEKPHDKTSRGGFRGRGRRGRGQGRGYSRGRSSNASSSSGHQIFVPKDTTRGGEPREDEIPLSKGSQAHSSKPLRNSRGRGSQHWHEKISHHDPRRSPSAPAKTGNEDVHTKKNVVVSSLSSASPPFYPSVSSTNLVHGIQVGMERLQTNDSPTSSGKKLRNTKSVHTAQNFQPTSQVRGAPAAGNVFYPQSHSQGGRFSSPMQLNGDSKGTRPSGQDFEQHSAVIRPLSSSSQRTISSGNQYAPGEIESGSDTGASFAKGKGTLQASGNGSLMYSGSQVIGHAESLASGDNSNFPAFLPVMQFGGQHGGVPTFGMAFPGYVQPENGIGNPEMTWMPVLTGPGALGASYSTPYAAVDGSYQAHKPGSSRENSTNNLDDLEKPLERPDFTESGVSKRQNGNSSKQPRRYSEMSFSK, encoded by the exons atggCGCAGGCTGACGCAGGAGAACAGGAGTACGAGAGTGATCCCGAAGAGCTGAAACGCTCATTGGCGACTAGGCGGAGAGAAGCTAGTGATGACGAGGACGAGGACGATGAAGTGGTTAAGAACCAGAGGGCTGAGATTGATTCCGATTCCGACCAATCTAATGAACAGGTTGATAATGACGATAACAAGAGTGAGGATGGAGAGGATAGTtatgacgaagaagaagaaggtgatgatGAAGATAGGGAACTCGGAGAAGTCGATGATGACAGGACAGTTAATTTGATGAAGTCAGGTGAAGATGATGGTGCGGGGGGTCATGTAGATGGAGAGGAAGATAAGGAGAAGCAATCGTCTGCAGTTCCCACAGGTGGAGCTTTTTATATGCACGATGACAGGTTTCAGGAGTTGTCTACTGGCCGAAGCAG GCGAGGGCGGGGTGGAAGGAGATCGTGGGGATCTGGAGATGAAAGAAAATGGGGACACGACAAATACGAAGAGATGAATACTCAGGAGAAACCTCATGAT AAGACTTCTAGAGGTGGATTCAGAGGTCGCGGTCGTCGAGGTAGGGGACAAGGGCGTGGATACAGTAGAGGGAGAAGCTCTAACGCATCCTCCAGCAGTGGACATCAAATTTTTGTTCCTAAAGATACCACACGAGGGGGAGAGCCCAGAGAAGATGAGATTCCTCTTAGCAAAGGCAGTCAAGCACATTCCAGTAAACC GCTACGAAATTCTCGGGGGCGTGGGTCACAACATTGGCATGAGAAAATATCGCACCACGATCCACGGCGTTCTCCATCTGCCCCTGCTAAAACTGGGAATGAGGATGTCCATACCAAAAAAAACGTAGTTGTTTCAAGTCTAAGTTCTGCTTCTCCTCCGTTTTATCCTTCAGTGTCCTCGACTAACTTGGTACATGGAATTCAAGTTGGCATGGAAAGACTCCAGACGAATGATAGTCCCACTTCTTCTGGCAAGAAGCTTAGGAATACAAAATCCGTTCATACTGCCCAGAATTTTCAGCCCACGAGTCAAGTTAGAGGAGCACCTGCTGCTGGGAACGTCTTTTACCCCCAATCGCATAGTCAAGGTGGCAGATTTTCATCCCCAATGCAACTCAATGGAGATTCGAAAGGCACTAGACCTTCCGGGCAAGATTTTGAGCAGCACTCTGCTGTCATTAGACCATTGTCTTCCTCTAGCCAGAGAACTATCTCATCAGGAAATCAATACGCACCTGGTGAAATAGAATCTGGGTCGGATACAGGTGCATCGTTTGCTAAGGGTAAAGGGACTCTCCAGGCTAGTGGAAACGGCTCTTTGATGTATAGTGGATCTCAAGTGATTGGGCATGCTGAAAGTCTGGCATCTGGTGACAATTCTAATTTCCCAGCTTTTCTGCCTG TTATGCAATTCGGTGGTCAGCATGGTGGGGTTCCAACTTTTGGAATGGCTTTTCCCGGATATGTCCAGCCTGAAAATGGGATCGGAAACCCGGAAATGACATG GATGCCAGTTTTGACTGGACCTGGAGCTCTAGGTGCTTCGTACAGTACACCATATGCTGCTGTTGATGGTTCCTACCAAGCACATAAGCCAGGATCCTCCag GGAGAATAGTACAAACAACCTTGATGACCTGGAGAAACCCTTGGAGAGGCCTG ATTTTACAGAGAGTGGGGTTTCAAAACGTCAGAACGGCAACTCAAGCAAGCAGCCTCGGAG GTACTCGGAGATGAGCTTTAGCAAGTGA